The genomic DNA CCAAAATAAAACGAAACTATAAGGGTTTGAGCTACCCCTCAAATTTCGTTAATTCGGATAGTCTCGCTATAACTCACAAAAGTCAACCATAAAATTGTCATGAGTTCCCTCTTTTAATTTTGCTCTCAAACTTGATGTTTTAAAAGGGTGCGCTCAAAACCTGTTGGTCATTCCGTCAAGCGATCGCCAAAGCTTCATTAGACTATACAGTCTAGTGTGATTAGATAGAGAAAAAGATCGTCCTATTCTTCTGGCTGCTATTATTTCTAAAGCTACCCATCTCCTGACAGGAGATTTAAAACACTTTGGGCATCTTTTTGGAATGAGTATGGTTTTAATGTTTTATAACAACATAAGTAATATATTTAGCCGATTATTGTGAAATTCGTTTTTCATTCCCCACTTCTTTACCCCGATGGCCAATTCAAAAGCTACAATTATGGATAGTCAAGACGGCGGGAAAACCTTTTCCCCAAATCTGACTGCAAAAAATAACTTGGGAATAGAGTACCAACAAAATCCAGAAAAGTCGTCAACAGAATCTCGACTGTGCCAAAACAAGTTTTACGAAGAATGTCCTAGTAGTGCCATAACCGACGCAGTTTACACAGCAGGGGTCACAGGCATAGATTTTTGGACACCTAATGAAACTAGCTTAATTGGTGGCAAAGATTTTTCAGCAGGTCGGGTTGAACTGCAAATTTTAGATCGGTTTGACCTAACAAATTTTGCGGAAATTACTTATCAAGCTAAAGAAGTCATTGCCCAGCAGTTTGGAGAGCAAACGCTAAAACTCCACTACGCGCTGGCCGCGCTCGCTTTTCGCCAACCCGATGCTTGGAATCAAAAGATAAAAGTCTCAGTCTCAAAACTCCTAGCTGATTTTGGCGAAGATAGTAAAAAAAGGGAGTATATCCCTCAAACTGAACGAGATGAAGATGACAAGCTAACCCGATATCTTTCCAAAGAAGAAAAGCTAAGGCAAATTGCCCATCACTGCTATCTGCTCAAACGCTTAGAGGTTTGGGTACGAGAATGGCGAGTCCGCAGTAAAGGTATATTTACCGTTGAAAGATCTCATCTTTGGGACATTTTTGCCATTACTGAAGTCATTCAGAAAGATCTTTTAGGCAATGATACCCTAATTGACATCGAGATTACTTTCCGTCCTGGCTTGTGGTTTGAGAAATTTGCCGGGAACGACTATTTACGGGAATTTGGTTATATAACCAGCGAAGCATTAAAGCTAGACCCCTACCGGGAAAAAATGGCTCTCAGACTGGCTTATTTTGCCCTATTTGCCTTGCAACAGCACAAGAGTGGTCGATATCAAATAGAAACATTACTCAAGCGTATTGGGTATCAAAAAGAGATTGAGGAGGCAAAAATAGACCGAGTGGCCGCCTCAAACTTAAAACGTAGCTTTGACCGAGCTTTGAAAACTCTGGGAAGTTTTCAATACCCATACAGATTCGACTACGCGCCCGATGTGCCAGAGTGGGTAAATCTAAACAGTCAAACCAAAAAGCCTCATGGCTGGTTTGAAACTTGGCTACAGGTTCAAGGAACTTTATATCAACCAGAAATCTTGCCTAAACGCAAGCCAGAACCCAAAACACCTGAAAGTCCAGCCCCTACTCCCGTCGAAGTTAAACAACCACAACCCAAAACAAAATCTAACAAAAAGCCCAAATCAGCAAAGTCAACTGTTAACCCATCCTCTCCCAAAGCCTTTGGTCAAAGGATAAGGGAAGCTCGGATTTCTACAGGAGAAAGCTTGAGATCAATGGCTAAACAGCTTAACATCTCACCGTCTCGCCTCTCTCAGATTGAAAATGACCGCTATCCCCATGCGCTGCAACCGAGCTTGAAAGCTGAAATACTAACTTATCTTGGCTTAGAAGAGTAATAACTCCAACCTATTCATAAAATCGTCTTACAACTCCCGCTTTTTAAACGGGAGTTTTTGTTTTGAGATTTAGAAACAGCTAAACTGAGTGTTTAGAAGTGTTTAGAAACAGCTAAACAGACACAAAAATTTACAAAAGCCCTGTAATCTAGATGTATCAAGCGTTCTAGCTCCTAAACACTTCGGGGTTATTCGGAAACGTTTTGGGGTTATTCGGAAACGTTTTGGGGTTATTCGGAAACGTTTTGGGGTTATTCGGAAACGTTTAAAATTTAGACCCTTTATCCTGTAAGCTTTTCAGACGTTAAACATTCCCTGAATAGTTTGAATAGTTTGAATAGTTTGAACGGTGGCAAAAAGCGTCTTATACGGGTCTGTCATCATGAAAAGTCGTGGTACTCTATCTATCAAAGCGACGATGACCCAAATAAGCCACTTAACCCCTGTTAGCACTCGATTAATCGACGGACTTAAACGCATTCAATCCACAGGGTTAGATTTAGCCCTGGTTCCTCTAAACAATAAGAAACAACCCCTCGGTGACGGGTGGCAAAATCGACCATTCACAGCAACCCAACTGATAGAAGCCATACACAATGGGGGAGTAGAAGTCCCTATCAAAGGAGAAATTAAAAAAATACAACCCCAAGGGTTTGGAGTTATTACAGGAAATTCCCTAACAACTCAACAGGGGACTTATACCCTCATGGCCGTAGATCTT from Gloeothece citriformis PCC 7424 includes the following:
- a CDS encoding helix-turn-helix domain-containing protein; protein product: MDSQDGGKTFSPNLTAKNNLGIEYQQNPEKSSTESRLCQNKFYEECPSSAITDAVYTAGVTGIDFWTPNETSLIGGKDFSAGRVELQILDRFDLTNFAEITYQAKEVIAQQFGEQTLKLHYALAALAFRQPDAWNQKIKVSVSKLLADFGEDSKKREYIPQTERDEDDKLTRYLSKEEKLRQIAHHCYLLKRLEVWVREWRVRSKGIFTVERSHLWDIFAITEVIQKDLLGNDTLIDIEITFRPGLWFEKFAGNDYLREFGYITSEALKLDPYREKMALRLAYFALFALQQHKSGRYQIETLLKRIGYQKEIEEAKIDRVAASNLKRSFDRALKTLGSFQYPYRFDYAPDVPEWVNLNSQTKKPHGWFETWLQVQGTLYQPEILPKRKPEPKTPESPAPTPVEVKQPQPKTKSNKKPKSAKSTVNPSSPKAFGQRIREARISTGESLRSMAKQLNISPSRLSQIENDRYPHALQPSLKAEILTYLGLEE